In Hermetia illucens chromosome 5, iHerIll2.2.curated.20191125, whole genome shotgun sequence, a single window of DNA contains:
- the LOC119657403 gene encoding mediator of RNA polymerase II transcription subunit 10 isoform X2 produces MANAIKELETQLEAFIENVRQIQIMVSDFQPHGQNNLNQKVQGLVTGLQEIDKLKSQVQDVHIPIEVFDYIDQDKNPNLYTKDCIEKALMKNEEVKGKIDAYRKFKANMLVELQKTFPNELTMYRAIRD; encoded by the exons ATGGCCAACGCAATTAAAGAGCTAGAGACGCAGCTGGAAGCATTTATCGAAAATGTTCGCCAAATTCAGATCATGGTCAGCGATTTCCAGCCGCACGGACAGAATAATTTGAACCAGAAAGT ACAAGGTCTCGTGACCGGCTTGCAGGAAATCGACAAACTCAAGAGTCAGGTCCAGGACGTGCACATCCCCATCGAAGTGTTCGACTACATTGACCAGGACAAGAATCCAAACTTGTACACAAAAGATTGCATCGAGAAAGCATTGATGAAGAACGAGGAGGTCAAAGGCAAGATCGACGCCTATCGCAAATTCAAAGCGAATATGCTGGTCGAGCTGCAGAAGACTTTCCCGAACGAATTGACAATGTATCGGGCAATTAGGGATTAA
- the LOC119657403 gene encoding mediator of RNA polymerase II transcription subunit 10 isoform X1 yields the protein MAAPLEHLETQLEMFIENVRQIRIIVSDFQPQGQNVLNQKIQGLVTGLQEIDKLKSQVQDVHIPIEVFDYIDQDKNPNLYTKDCIEKALMKNEEVKGKIDAYRKFKANMLVELQKTFPNELTMYRAIRD from the exons ATGGCTGCTCCACTAGAACACTTGGAAACTCAACTTGAAATGTTCATTGAGAACGTACGACAAATTCGTATAATCGTGAGTGATTTCCAGCCACAAGGGCAGAATGTTTTGAACCAGAAAAT ACAAGGTCTCGTGACCGGCTTGCAGGAAATCGACAAACTCAAGAGTCAGGTCCAGGACGTGCACATCCCCATCGAAGTGTTCGACTACATTGACCAGGACAAGAATCCAAACTTGTACACAAAAGATTGCATCGAGAAAGCATTGATGAAGAACGAGGAGGTCAAAGGCAAGATCGACGCCTATCGCAAATTCAAAGCGAATATGCTGGTCGAGCTGCAGAAGACTTTCCCGAACGAATTGACAATGTATCGGGCAATTAGGGATTAA